From Bacteroidota bacterium:
AATCTGCTCCGTCTTTTGGGAAATTAATTAGGGAGTTTTTCTTCTTTTCAAGTATACGCTCTAAAACAATAGTCTTATCCTTCTCATTAGAAAAGCCACCAAAACAAATTTCGACAAGCTCCTCAAAACTTAATGCCCAAAAGGGAAGAAATAACTCGTTTTCACCCAAACTTCTATCTGCATTAATTTTATAAACATTAGAGTTATCTCTTAATGCTTGACCATATTCACCATGAATGTCCAGAATGACAATTCGCGAAGCAGGATAAATTTTAGGGTTAGCTAGTGCATTAATCAATGATGCGACTGTCGTTGATTTTCCAGATCCAGTAGTTCCAACAACAGCGCTATGTCTAGTAATTAATTTATTTATATCTATTAATGCAGCAATTGACTCAGCACCAGAAATATGACCCACCTTTACAAAATATGGTTTATCCGGTTGTCCATATATTTTTTTTAAATCATTTTCAGAAACCAGGTGGACTTCATCACCAATAGTTGGGTATTGCGAAAGTCCCCTTTCAAACTTACCATTCCTCTGGCCTTCACCCAAAAGTTGGATATTCAGCCATCTATTACCGTAAGGTTGATTTGTTTGTTGAGTTTGGGGTACTGCGCTGGCTCCCACTTGTGTGACAATTCCGAAAAGCTCTATATATCCGATAGGAATTTTCACAAAACTCCCTATTTGGCCAATTCTATATCCCTCTCCATCTACGTAAGTAAGGCCAGAAAGTGCTTCATTCCCCAATGAAACACTTACAGATGTTCCTGTGACATCTTGAACAGTTCCTAAGTAAGTAGATTTACTCTCCATGCTCCTCTATTTTAAACTGGTCCTTGCCAATTAGCTCCTGCAAAAAGTCACCAAGTATCGAGAAATCACCAAGTCGAAATTCATATCGAATTATTTCGTCGTCAGTTTCCTTACCTTCTGCATCTTTAATTTTTTCAATAAATCTTCTGACCGCATTGCCTATATTCTCGTCTTGTTCATATCCTATTTTTGTCGGAACCCATTTAGCTCTTAGGCCTCCGATTACAGCCTCATCATAGGCCCAAATACTTAAATTGGATCGATTTTCAGACAACTTCAAAGCTTGTTCATATCTCACAACTGCTTTTATAGCCTTGCTCCCATCAGAACATTCTTCTTCAATATTGGTAGATAAAGGTCCGAATAGTAGTCCTATCACCATTGCCGTTGGATTCGCTTTTAAAGCACTAAGTATAGTGTCGTTTAGATGTTCATCACTAAATGAATAGCCCGACATTATTAACACGGCGGAATTTTGGCGCAGAAATTTATTAAGGCGGTCTATTAATGCCAAGTAAGGCATCTTTCTGCTTTGGTCATATTTTAAATGTGATGGGTGAATTATATAGGAATCATCTTCATCTAAACTTGTTGAGCGATATACTTCTTTCCCATTTAAATACCAATTAATAGAGCCGTGAATTTTCCAAAGCCTTGACCAATGTTTTGGTGTTAACCCATCTTCTACCGCTCTTAAATCAAAAAAAGGTTTTCGGGAACCCACAAACCCATCAAAATAAGGAACACCAATTTGTTCGAAAGCTTCTTCTAATAATAAATCATAATTCGTTGTAAAAATTTCAACAGGAGTGTCCCTTTCAATGTTATGTATCCATTTTGCTAATTTATGGTATGGAGTTTTGTTATCGGGTAAATCAACACGCAATTTCAGAGAGATTTTCTTACAAATTTCGGCTTCAATATCAATTAATTCTTCTTCCGAAAGTCCTCTTACATTATTGGCTCCCTTTGAAATCTGTTTTAATCCTCTGACAAAACTTAGAATATCCTCTATATTAGGATTAGATTTATCTGTTTTTTCGATTTCTTGAATTAAGGTATTATAAATATCAGATATACTTTTTGACTTTTTGTCTCTTAGGTTTGTTTCTTTCTGTAACTCTTCCCCGATATATTTTGTCAGTCCTGCGACATCAGGAATTAGAGGCCATTTGCCATCAGGCATATTGACTGCTAGCGGGCAACCTGCCGAAATAAAAAAACCAACTGGCTTTTTATCCTGAGATAATGTTTGTCTTAAATACTTTGATTGTCGAATCGGATCGTGAGAGCTCATCTGAATGCTAGGTTAGTTAGTTTAATAGGAGCAATAGCACTGCTACTTTTCCAAGGTAGTTTAAAACGCAATATAAACTATTCTAACTTTAAATACATCAATTGATTAAGGGTCAATTCTTTGTGCAAATCTTGTGCAAATGAAAAAGCCTTTCAGCTTTAAAATCGCTGAAAGGCTTGTCTTTCTAAGTCGGGGTGGCAGGATTCGAACCTACGACCCTCTGCTCCCAAAGCAGATGCGCTACCGGGCTGCGCTACACCCCGAAAAAGGGAGTGCAAAGATATAAAAATACTTTACTTGTCAAGAAGGATTTTTAGTTTCTGCAAAATATTTTACCAAACTGCCTGTGTAACAAACACTAATTTATAGCAAAAATATTTTAGTATCATGCAACGTATTAATGGCATCCCCTCCCTTTAGGGTGCATGATGACAAAAACGTTGACGTTATCTTCTGACTACATACAACAGCCCGACCTTGTTGACCGCTGCATTAACGGGGAACGGCTGGCGCAAAAGCAATTGTACGACCAGTACAAGGCTGCCATGTTTACTATTGCCCTGCGCATACTAAACGATTACGACATGGCCTGCGATGCCTTGCAGGATGCTTTTATCGAAGTTTTTAAAGACCTGAAAACCTTTAAGCGGCAAAGTACGCTGGGGGCTTGGATAAAAACCATAGTGATAAGGCAGGCCGTGAAAAAGAGCAAGTTTGAATTCCGCTATCAACCGTTCGACCCGGAAGAACACGATAGTTTGGTAGAACAACTGCAACACATCAACTCGGCGGATATTGACAAGGCCATCAACCAACTGCCCGACGGATACCGCAGCGTATTTACATTGGTAACGGTAGAAGGATATAGTCACAAAGAAGCCGCAACTATTTTGGGTATCACAGAAGTAACCTCACGTTCGCAGTTACATCATGCAAAAAAACAACTGCAAACCCTACTTAAAGAATTAAAGCCATGACAAACGATATAAATAAGGGACTTGACCACTTGCCTCAAACCACTCCGCCTGACAGCGTGTGGGATAATATTGAGCTATCCCTTGATAAAGAAAAACGCCGCAAACTTCCGCTTTGGATTATATATACCACAGGAGCAGCAGCCTCACTGGCCATACTCATTTCTGCTTGGTTTGTGTATAACGGCGCAACTGAAACACAATTTGTAGTCCAAAACGAAACCTACGACTCTGCCCGCCAATACAATACGAATGAGGAGGAACTACCGAACATCACCATAATTGAAGAAAGCAAAACTGCTCAAGCAGAGGAAGACCAAAACACAACAACTAACACAGGTAATAAAAACATAGCTGCATCTAATAGCAATAAATCCCTTACTATAATTAGCAGTTCAGTTTCGCACACACCTAGCGCAAACACTTGGGCCTTTGGTGACGGCAACATTGTCCTTGGAGCTACTTCTCATAACTATACCGCTCCTATAGGTACTTATACAATAACCCAAAACCTTACCAGCGGTTTCACGCGTGATTTGAACCTTTCCCCGGCACTTGGGGGTGCTGTTTCGTATGAATGGAATTTAGGAGAAGGTAGAACCGACGGGGTATTAAAAAATGAGGAAGACCTTACGGAATCGCTTACCACCAATTTAGGAATGTACAGTGATTCTGTGCTTTGGGACATTGGTTATGAAGAGCCGGAAAGCAGCGAAAGTTATGCTCCGTTGATTGAAAACGAATACCTGAGCCCTTTTAGTGAGCCACTTTCAACCTTTAGTATTGATGTGGACAATGCCTCCTACTCAAACGCCCGTCGTATGGTAGAGGGCGGCGAAAAACCACACAAAGATGCCATCAGGATTGAGGAGTTCATTAATTACTTCGATTACGATTATGTAGCCCCCAAAGGCAATGTCCCTTTCAATATTTACATGGAAACAGCCTCTTGCCCTTGGAATAAAAACACCCAAATTGTAGCCATAGGTCTGCAAGGCAAAGAAGCCGAGCGTTCAACGCTTCCCGCCAGCAACTTGGTGTTTCTGATAGATGTTTCAGGCTCGATGGAAGAAGAGAACAAACTCCCTTTGGTGAAAAAGACACTAAAGCTACTGGTTGACCAAATGGGCCCCAAAGACCGTATTTCAGTGGTTACCTATGCCGGAGCTGCTGGGTTAGCCCTCCCCTCTACCGCTTGCTCTGAGAAACAGGCCATAAAAAGTGCTATTGATAATTTAGATGCAGGCGGCTCAACAGCGGGGGGTGAAGGGCTGGAATTGGCCTATAAAATTGCGGGTGAAAATTATGTGAAAAACGGAAACAACCGCATTATTTTGGTTACTGACGGTGATTTTAACGTAGGGCTGCACAGCGACGAGGACATGGAAACGCTGATTGAGCAAAAGCGCAAAGAAAAGGTGTTTCTTACCGTATGCGGCTTTGGTATGGGCAATTACAAAGACAGTAAAATGGAAATACTGGCCGATAAAGGCAATGGTAATTACTACTACATTGATAACTTTAAAGAAAGTAAAAAAGTATTTGTTACCGACCTTACAGGTACTTTGTTCACAATAGCTAAAGACGTTAAAATACAGGTAGAGTTCAATCCAAAGTTTGTAAAGGCTTACCGCCTTATCGGGTACGAAAACCGTAAAATGCCCCCGCAAGATTTTGACGACGACACCAAAGATGCAGGAGAATTGGGCGCAGGCCACACCGTTACTGCTTTGTACGAAATTATACCCGTAGGTAGTACCCAAAACATTGAAGGCTTTTTTGATTTGAAGTATCAAGAAACTGAACGTAAAACAACCCTAAAAGACTACGGCAATGAGTTGCTTACTGCCAAACTGCGCTATAAAAACCCCGACCAAGATGTGAGTAAACTACTGGTACAAACGT
This genomic window contains:
- a CDS encoding VWA domain-containing protein, producing MYSDSVLWDIGYEEPESSESYAPLIENEYLSPFSEPLSTFSIDVDNASYSNARRMVEGGEKPHKDAIRIEEFINYFDYDYVAPKGNVPFNIYMETASCPWNKNTQIVAIGLQGKEAERSTLPASNLVFLIDVSGSMEEENKLPLVKKTLKLLVDQMGPKDRISVVTYAGAAGLALPSTACSEKQAIKSAIDNLDAGGSTAGGEGLELAYKIAGENYVKNGNNRIILVTDGDFNVGLHSDEDMETLIEQKRKEKVFLTVCGFGMGNYKDSKMEILADKGNGNYYYIDNFKESKKVFVTDLTGTLFTIAKDVKIQVEFNPKFVKAYRLIGYENRKMPPQDFDDDTKDAGELGAGHTVTALYEIIPVGSTQNIEGFFDLKYQETERKTTLKDYGNELLTAKLRYKNPDQDVSKLLVQTLVNSNQSYEKASDNLRFACGVTAYAMLLRDSKFKGDATYTLAKQLLQSTKLNVANGYREELLNLITKTEQLSQ
- a CDS encoding RNA polymerase sigma factor gives rise to the protein MTKTLTLSSDYIQQPDLVDRCINGERLAQKQLYDQYKAAMFTIALRILNDYDMACDALQDAFIEVFKDLKTFKRQSTLGAWIKTIVIRQAVKKSKFEFRYQPFDPEEHDSLVEQLQHINSADIDKAINQLPDGYRSVFTLVTVEGYSHKEAATILGITEVTSRSQLHHAKKQLQTLLKELKP
- a CDS encoding SIR2 family protein, producing the protein MSSHDPIRQSKYLRQTLSQDKKPVGFFISAGCPLAVNMPDGKWPLIPDVAGLTKYIGEELQKETNLRDKKSKSISDIYNTLIQEIEKTDKSNPNIEDILSFVRGLKQISKGANNVRGLSEEELIDIEAEICKKISLKLRVDLPDNKTPYHKLAKWIHNIERDTPVEIFTTNYDLLLEEAFEQIGVPYFDGFVGSRKPFFDLRAVEDGLTPKHWSRLWKIHGSINWYLNGKEVYRSTSLDEDDSYIIHPSHLKYDQSRKMPYLALIDRLNKFLRQNSAVLIMSGYSFSDEHLNDTILSALKANPTAMVIGLLFGPLSTNIEEECSDGSKAIKAVVRYEQALKLSENRSNLSIWAYDEAVIGGLRAKWVPTKIGYEQDENIGNAVRRFIEKIKDAEGKETDDEIIRYEFRLGDFSILGDFLQELIGKDQFKIEEHGE